A stretch of the Salmo salar chromosome ssa20, Ssal_v3.1, whole genome shotgun sequence genome encodes the following:
- the izumo1 gene encoding izumo sperm-egg fusion protein 1, translated as MSVKLAMEKAVRALSFPLSVWLLSFPSLLCLLSLLCCVPAGRPCLQCDRRVRLLHEDYLLAAASATVEDQIELKNILDYAYVTYTTTSNQYSGVIDPTTLYRASTEYQSEFDRFQGSQLTGPLTFEAIQILEKGRKILEKHLQTFVQKGLCPNKCGLLYQRVMNCLSCQYKLHTCPSTTQDCGEYPVEAAEGGQAVLDCFLPWHSLVVGQPDYHYTWAPGTQRTANLTEGDFRVLVVTEDSSVVLNQLHVDEEGMYRCLLTDGKGTVLSRTHFLLTVTPSPVPTPRSLLTLPSLPPSYDASPISHPPTDLLLVIIIIITALSLTASLGLAIAFG; from the exons ATGTCAGTAAAGTTAGCTATGGAAAAGGCAGTTAGGGCCCTGTctttccccctgtctgtctggctcctGTCTTTCCCCAGCCTTCTATGTCTGCTGTCCCTGCTGTGCTGTGTCCCTGCAGGGAGACCCTGTCTGCAGTGTGACCGCAGGGTCAGGCTCCTCCATGAAGACTACCTATTGGCTGCTGCCTCTGCCACCGTAGAGGACCAGATAGAACTGAAGAATATTCTAGACTACGCCTACGTCACCTACACAACCACCAGCAACCAGTATAGCGGAGTTATTG ACCCGACCACCCTATACAGGGCCAGTACAGAATACCAGAGTGAGTTTGACCGTTTCCAAGGCAGCCAACTCACag GGCCTCTGACGTTTGAGGCCATTCAAATTCTGGAGAAAGGCAGGAAAATTCTAGAGAAACACCTGCAGACTTTTGTCCAGAAAG GTCTCTGCCCAAACAAATGTG GGTTGCTGTACCAGAGAGTAATGAACTGCCTTTCCTGTCAGTACAAGCTGCACACCTGCCCCTCTACCACTCAGGACTgcggtg AGTATCCAGTGGAGGCAGCAGAGGGGGGACAGGCAGTGTTGGACTGTTTCCTCCCCTGgcatagtctagtggtgggccaGCCAGATTATCACTACACCTGGGCTCCAGGGACGCAAAGGACTGCAAAT CTGACAGAGGGTGATTTCAGAGTGTTGGTGGTTACTGAGGATTCCTCTGTGGTGCTGAACCAGCTGCATGTCGATGAGGAGGGCATGTACCGCTGCCTCCTAACGGATGGCAAAGGAACTGTCCTTTCACGCACACACTTCCTGCTCACTG TCACCCCGTCACCTGTCCCGACTCCCAGATCTCTCCTcaccctgccctccctccctcctagttATGatgcctcccccatttctcacCCTCCCACTGACCTCCTGCtggtcatcatcatcataattacTGCCCTGAGTCTGACGGCCAGCCTAGGCCTTGCTATTGCTTTtgggtga